One Gammaproteobacteria bacterium DNA segment encodes these proteins:
- a CDS encoding GNAT family N-acyltransferase, which yields MSSEQMEKSGVSRPRLQVKLAHSDEEILATQRLRYRVFAEEMGAEVHTVAPEVEADGYDPHCQHLLVLDGASGRVVSSTRILTSQMVARTGGFYSESEFDIGGILRMPGNFMEMGRTCVDPDFRSGAAIGMLWAGLAQFIELNRIDYLIGCASIPMQDGGVLAHGIMRELRAHHMAPDHLRVTPKRPLPAMDDALLDGPAPAMPPLLKAYLRVGAWACGEACWDPDFQVADVFVMLDVDNLQQRYVRHFLRGQGNQRPAYALAS from the coding sequence ATGTCGAGCGAACAAATGGAAAAATCCGGCGTCTCCCGTCCCAGGCTGCAGGTCAAACTGGCCCACAGTGACGAAGAGATCCTCGCGACCCAACGCCTGCGCTACCGGGTATTCGCCGAGGAAATGGGGGCGGAGGTGCACACGGTGGCCCCGGAAGTCGAAGCCGACGGCTACGATCCCCACTGCCAGCATCTGCTGGTGCTGGATGGAGCCTCTGGGAGGGTGGTGAGCAGCACCCGCATCCTGACTAGTCAGATGGTGGCACGCACGGGGGGCTTCTATTCCGAGAGCGAGTTCGACATCGGCGGCATCCTGCGCATGCCCGGCAACTTCATGGAAATGGGGCGCACCTGCGTGGATCCCGACTTCCGTAGCGGGGCCGCCATCGGCATGCTGTGGGCCGGGCTGGCCCAGTTCATCGAACTGAACCGGATCGACTACCTCATCGGCTGCGCCAGCATCCCCATGCAGGACGGCGGCGTGCTGGCCCATGGCATCATGAGGGAGTTGCGGGCACATCATATGGCCCCGGACCACCTGCGGGTGACGCCCAAGAGGCCTCTGCCGGCCATGGACGACGCCCTCCTCGACGGCCCCGCCCCCGCCATGCCCCCGCTGTTGAAGGCCTACCTGCGGGTGGGGGCCTGGGCCTGCGGAGAGGCCTGCTGGGACCCCGACTTCCAGGTGGCGGACGTGTTCGTCATGCTGGACGTTGACAACCTGCAACAACGCTACGTCCGCCACTTCCTGCGCGGCCAGGGCAACCAACGGCCCGCCTATGCCCTGGCTTCGTAG
- a CDS encoding protein kinase — translation MEIPGYKIERQIGKGGMATVYLATQQSLKRHVVLKVMEARSDDGAEFARRFLNEGHLLAAVNHPNVITIYDIGITEDFPYISMEYLGGQDLTGRLATPMPPAMALDIVYQIAGALAVAHAKGIIHRDVKPANILFRDDGTPVLTDFGIAKHLGDTELTSTGTILGSPYYMSPEQVEGKTVLDGRSDIYSLGVILYEMIMGRRPFEGESAINIVLQHLQSPVPPLDRELRPYQPLINLMLAKNRHERFPDAERLRQYIRDLRPASGAYTHRDEDSRADTGQEERNGSPRRYMGGHVTQQLELVRRRRRVTWSILGVVVLAISTVLTWYFITELERYENISVAPIDRPVRPAPATEGLSAADGQLAHLRSQVTTALGWLARRSLADKRLTSPPGDNAYYYFNRLLEVEPGNPVALQGIAQVASAYADMAEQAVKQRDYPKAEQYLALGLQVDPDNKRLQVLRSNVQLRERSILESFFGLLGE, via the coding sequence ATGGAAATCCCAGGCTACAAGATCGAGCGCCAGATCGGTAAGGGGGGCATGGCCACGGTCTATCTGGCCACCCAGCAATCCCTCAAGCGACACGTGGTGCTCAAGGTGATGGAGGCCCGTTCCGACGACGGCGCGGAATTCGCCCGGCGGTTTCTCAACGAGGGTCATCTGCTGGCGGCGGTGAACCACCCCAACGTCATCACCATCTATGACATCGGTATCACCGAGGACTTTCCATACATCTCCATGGAATACCTCGGCGGCCAGGATCTCACCGGCCGCCTGGCCACGCCCATGCCACCGGCCATGGCCCTGGACATCGTCTACCAGATCGCCGGCGCCCTCGCGGTGGCCCACGCCAAAGGCATCATCCATCGTGACGTCAAGCCTGCCAACATCCTGTTTCGCGACGACGGTACACCGGTGCTCACGGATTTCGGCATCGCCAAGCACCTGGGGGATACCGAACTCACCTCCACGGGCACCATCCTCGGCAGCCCGTATTACATGAGTCCGGAGCAGGTAGAGGGCAAAACGGTGCTGGACGGCCGTTCCGACATCTACAGCCTGGGAGTGATCCTCTACGAGATGATCATGGGTCGACGCCCCTTCGAGGGCGAATCGGCCATCAACATCGTCCTCCAGCACCTGCAATCCCCGGTCCCTCCGCTGGACCGGGAGCTGAGGCCCTATCAGCCGCTAATTAATCTCATGCTGGCCAAGAACCGGCACGAGCGCTTCCCCGATGCCGAACGCCTGCGCCAGTACATCCGTGATCTGCGTCCTGCCTCCGGGGCCTACACCCACCGCGATGAGGACTCTCGCGCGGATACCGGTCAAGAGGAAAGGAACGGCTCCCCGCGCCGCTATATGGGCGGTCATGTCACCCAGCAACTGGAACTCGTGAGGCGCCGGCGGCGCGTCACCTGGTCCATTCTCGGCGTTGTGGTGCTGGCCATTTCCACAGTATTGACCTGGTATTTCATTACCGAACTCGAGCGCTACGAGAACATCTCCGTGGCCCCCATCGACAGGCCGGTGCGGCCCGCCCCGGCTACCGAAGGTCTCTCCGCCGCTGACGGCCAACTCGCCCATCTGCGTTCCCAGGTGACCACGGCCCTGGGCTGGCTCGCCCGGCGCAGCCTCGCCGACAAGCGGCTGACCTCGCCACCGGGAGACAACGCGTACTATTACTTCAACCGCCTGCTGGAAGTGGAGCCAGGCAACCCCGTAGCCCTGCAGGGCATCGCCCAGGTAGCCTCCGCCTATGCCGACATGGCGGAGCAGGCGGTCAAACAGCGCGATTACCCCAAGGCCGAGCAATACCTCGCGCTCGGTCTCCAGGTGGACCCCGACAACAAACGGCTGCAGGTTCTTCGATCGAACGTTCAGTTACGCGAACGGTCGATTTTAGAGAGCTTCTTCGGGCTTCTCGGCGAGTGA
- a CDS encoding insulinase family protein translates to MNDSTFEKLSSRDIPSLNVTFEEYRHARTGARHLHLVSEDTNNAFMVAFLTVPQDSTGVAHILEHTALCGSRHYPVRDPFFMMTRRSLSTFMNAFTSSDWTAYPFASQNEKDFDNLLQVYLDAAFFPNLHELDFAQEGHRVEFAEPRNPDSDLVFKGVVYNEMKGAMSSAVSRLWQLLQEHLFPTNTYHYNSGGEPEHIPDLGYEDLLAFHRRHYHPSNAIFLTYGTLPASWHQERFEERALKEFDRLDIDLRVPAEQRYTAPVAVESAYPLEGEEDTRDRTHIVMGWLLDRTTDLKATLEAHLLSGVLLDNSASPLRQALETTDLGAAPSELCGFSDSTMEGAFMCGLEGSNPESADAVERLILGVLEQVAAAGVAQDMVESVLHQLELSQREISGGRFPYGLRLMINALGAAIHGGDAAAVLDLDWALATLREDIKDTDFIPLLTRRLLLDNPHRVRVVMAPDKELVRHQQEREKARLALMKEALDERARQAVIERTAALEARQMKEDDPSLLPKVGLEDVAPDLVVAEGSEARVGDLTATWFGQGTNGLVYSHVVVELPELSKAQEDLLPVFCDCVTEVGAGEQDYLETQRRQAAVTGSLNAGFSMRGAVDDVSRARGFYTLSSKALVRNTAPMVEMLQAVYERPRFDELARLKELVSQLRLQREMGITDHGHGLAMTAAAAGLSPSATLAHRWNGLEGIRTLKRLDTALKEQDGIKRLSADLEAIRDTLLTGPRRLLVVAEDGVRDEVLETVSRVWRGPVETGSFRPLVPPQPEGVVKEGWAVNTQVNFCAKAYPTVAVDHADAAALMVLGRFLTNGFLHRAIREQGGAYGSGAGYDSDAGAFRFFSYRDPRLEGTLADFDGSVDWLLSARHEPRQVEEAILGVIGAIDRPESPAGEAVKAFYGELHGRDAGQRRRLRSRLLDVSLEDLRRVAQTWLTPAAAHTAVVSDRGTLERVAPQLGLNIQSL, encoded by the coding sequence ATGAATGATTCCACCTTCGAGAAACTGAGCAGCCGTGACATCCCGTCACTCAACGTGACCTTCGAGGAATACCGGCACGCCCGCACCGGCGCACGCCATCTCCATCTGGTCTCGGAAGATACCAACAACGCCTTCATGGTGGCGTTCCTCACGGTGCCCCAGGACTCCACAGGGGTGGCCCATATCCTCGAGCATACGGCGCTGTGCGGCAGCCGCCATTATCCGGTGCGGGACCCCTTTTTCATGATGACCCGGCGCTCCCTGTCCACCTTCATGAACGCCTTCACCAGCAGCGACTGGACCGCCTACCCCTTCGCCAGCCAGAACGAGAAGGACTTCGACAACCTGCTCCAGGTCTACCTGGACGCCGCCTTCTTTCCCAATCTCCACGAGTTGGACTTCGCCCAGGAGGGCCACCGGGTGGAATTCGCCGAGCCCCGCAACCCCGACTCCGATCTGGTGTTCAAGGGGGTGGTGTACAACGAGATGAAGGGGGCGATGAGTTCCGCTGTGAGTCGCCTGTGGCAGTTGCTGCAGGAGCATCTGTTTCCCACCAATACCTACCATTACAACAGTGGTGGTGAGCCCGAGCACATCCCGGATCTCGGCTATGAGGACCTGCTGGCCTTCCACCGCCGTCATTACCATCCGTCCAATGCCATCTTTCTGACCTATGGCACGTTGCCGGCCTCCTGGCACCAGGAGCGCTTCGAGGAACGGGCCCTCAAGGAGTTCGACCGCCTCGACATCGACTTGAGGGTGCCGGCGGAGCAGCGCTACACCGCGCCCGTCGCCGTGGAATCTGCCTACCCCCTGGAGGGCGAGGAGGACACCCGCGACCGTACCCACATCGTCATGGGCTGGCTGCTGGACCGCACCACCGATCTCAAGGCCACCCTGGAGGCCCATCTGTTGTCCGGTGTACTGCTGGACAACAGCGCCTCGCCCCTGCGCCAGGCCCTGGAGACCACGGACCTGGGGGCGGCGCCTTCGGAACTCTGCGGCTTCAGTGATTCCACCATGGAGGGCGCTTTCATGTGCGGTCTCGAGGGCTCCAACCCGGAGTCCGCCGATGCCGTGGAGCGGCTCATCCTCGGCGTGCTGGAGCAGGTGGCCGCCGCAGGGGTGGCGCAGGATATGGTGGAATCGGTGCTCCACCAGTTGGAACTCTCCCAGCGGGAGATCAGCGGCGGGCGCTTCCCCTACGGCCTGCGCCTGATGATCAACGCCCTCGGGGCCGCCATCCACGGTGGCGATGCGGCGGCGGTGCTGGACCTCGACTGGGCCCTGGCCACCCTGCGGGAGGACATCAAGGATACCGATTTCATTCCCCTCCTCACCCGCCGCCTGCTGCTGGACAACCCCCACCGGGTGCGGGTGGTGATGGCACCGGACAAGGAGTTGGTCCGCCATCAGCAGGAGCGGGAGAAGGCGCGACTGGCCCTGATGAAAGAGGCCCTCGACGAACGTGCCCGCCAGGCCGTCATCGAACGTACCGCTGCCCTGGAGGCCCGGCAGATGAAGGAGGACGACCCGTCTCTGCTGCCCAAGGTGGGCCTCGAGGACGTGGCCCCCGACCTCGTGGTGGCCGAGGGCAGCGAGGCGCGCGTCGGGGACCTTACCGCCACGTGGTTCGGTCAGGGCACCAACGGCCTGGTATACAGCCATGTCGTGGTGGAGCTGCCCGAACTCTCCAAGGCCCAGGAAGATCTCCTGCCAGTGTTCTGCGACTGTGTCACCGAGGTGGGGGCGGGGGAGCAGGATTATCTCGAGACCCAACGACGCCAGGCCGCGGTCACGGGGAGTCTGAACGCCGGCTTTTCCATGCGCGGCGCGGTGGACGACGTGTCCCGCGCCCGCGGCTTCTACACCCTGAGCTCCAAGGCCCTGGTGCGCAACACCGCGCCCATGGTGGAGATGCTGCAGGCGGTCTATGAGCGGCCCCGCTTCGATGAGCTGGCGCGCCTCAAGGAACTGGTGTCCCAGTTGCGCCTGCAGCGGGAGATGGGGATCACCGACCACGGTCACGGCCTGGCCATGACCGCCGCCGCGGCGGGCCTGTCCCCATCCGCCACCCTGGCCCACCGCTGGAACGGTCTCGAGGGGATCCGTACCCTCAAGCGCCTGGACACGGCCCTCAAGGAGCAGGACGGCATCAAACGCCTGTCCGCAGATCTCGAGGCAATCCGGGACACCCTGCTCACGGGCCCGCGCCGCCTGCTGGTGGTGGCCGAGGACGGGGTCCGGGACGAGGTGTTGGAGACCGTGAGCCGGGTGTGGCGCGGACCGGTGGAGACCGGCTCCTTCCGCCCCCTGGTGCCACCCCAGCCCGAGGGTGTGGTCAAAGAGGGCTGGGCGGTGAACACCCAGGTGAACTTCTGCGCCAAGGCCTATCCCACGGTGGCCGTGGACCACGCCGATGCCGCCGCCCTGATGGTGCTGGGCCGCTTTCTCACCAATGGCTTCCTGCACCGCGCCATCCGCGAGCAGGGCGGGGCCTATGGCTCCGGCGCCGGCTACGATTCCGATGCCGGGGCTTTCCGCTTCTTCTCCTATCGTGATCCGCGGCTGGAAGGCACCCTGGCCGATTTCGACGGCTCGGTGGACTGGCTGTTGTCGGCCAGGCACGAGCCGCGCCAGGTGGAGGAGGCCATCCTCGGCGTCATCGGCGCCATCGACCGGCCCGAATCCCCGGCCGGCGAGGCGGTGAAGGCCTTCTATGGCGAGCTCCATGGCCGCGATGCCGGGCAGCGCCGACGCCTGCGCTCGCGCCTGCTCGATGTGAGCCTGGAGGATCTCAGGCGCGTGGCGCAGACCTGGTTGACGCCCGCCGCCGCCCATACCGCCGTGGTCAGCGACCGCGGTACCCTGGAGCGGGTGGCCCCGCAGCTGGGGCTGAACATTCAGTCCCTGTGA
- the def gene encoding peptide deformylase — MAVREVLKMGDPRLAEVARPVTDFGSTELGALLVDMHDTMAAQNGAGLAAPQIGVPLRVVVFGYDINPRYPDAPPVPPTILINPEIEPLDEAMETDWEGCLSVPGMRGLVPRHLHVRYRGFDQRGRPIEVEATDFHARVVQHECDHLDGVLYPQRVQDLKDFGFSDPLARAGRFSGGAPCDDPPE; from the coding sequence ATGGCGGTACGCGAGGTCTTGAAAATGGGCGATCCGCGGCTGGCGGAGGTGGCGCGGCCGGTGACCGATTTCGGTTCCACGGAACTGGGGGCCCTGCTGGTGGACATGCACGACACCATGGCGGCCCAGAACGGCGCCGGGTTGGCAGCCCCCCAGATCGGCGTGCCCCTGCGGGTAGTGGTGTTCGGCTACGATATCAATCCCCGCTATCCGGACGCGCCCCCCGTGCCCCCCACCATCCTCATCAACCCGGAGATCGAGCCCCTGGACGAGGCCATGGAGACGGACTGGGAGGGTTGCCTCAGCGTGCCCGGCATGCGCGGCCTGGTGCCACGTCATCTGCATGTCAGGTACCGGGGCTTCGACCAGCGTGGGCGGCCCATCGAGGTCGAGGCCACGGATTTCCATGCCCGCGTGGTGCAGCATGAGTGCGACCATCTGGACGGCGTGCTCTATCCCCAGCGGGTACAGGACCTGAAGGATTTCGGTTTCTCGGACCCCCTGGCCCGGGCGGGTCGCTTCAGCGGCGGCGCGCCCTGCGACGATCCCCCCGAGTGA
- a CDS encoding formyltransferase family protein, translated as MAGPFPPLVLFATNGRFSAAVLEGLIGGGLIPRVLVLPGQAGTFYEQPACAAGSTAELARRRGIPLIHLPPHAPESAVERVSELRPVLGIMACFPRPLPMAVADLPPWGTLNIHPSRLPLYRGPAPLFWQLRDGVERLHVSLHRVVPELDAGDVVARETGPLPMGAGGAALDRRLVALGVTGLLGLLAAHPDGAFSDERQDPAAATRQPWPAPPDFAVDASRSARRAYTFMTGCGDWRQPFRVRGAGDLLLSRAVSFRDTGALGMPWRPAGDTVLVQCAPGILRAVPEPPRAGAR; from the coding sequence ATGGCGGGTCCTTTTCCGCCCCTGGTGCTGTTTGCCACCAACGGCCGCTTCTCCGCCGCGGTATTGGAGGGGCTGATCGGCGGCGGACTGATCCCCCGGGTCCTGGTGCTGCCGGGACAGGCGGGGACCTTCTACGAGCAGCCCGCCTGCGCCGCTGGCTCCACGGCCGAACTCGCCCGCCGCCGGGGGATCCCCCTGATCCACCTGCCACCCCATGCCCCCGAGAGCGCGGTAGAGCGGGTCTCGGAACTACGGCCCGTGCTCGGCATCATGGCCTGTTTCCCGCGCCCCCTGCCCATGGCCGTGGCTGATCTGCCGCCCTGGGGCACCCTCAACATCCATCCCTCGCGGTTGCCCCTGTACCGGGGGCCGGCGCCCCTGTTCTGGCAACTGCGGGACGGCGTGGAGCGGCTGCATGTGAGCCTGCATCGGGTGGTGCCGGAGCTGGATGCCGGAGACGTGGTGGCGCGGGAGACGGGACCCCTGCCCATGGGTGCCGGCGGCGCCGCCCTGGACCGCCGACTGGTCGCCCTCGGAGTGACCGGCCTCCTGGGATTGCTCGCGGCCCACCCCGACGGCGCCTTTAGCGACGAACGTCAGGATCCCGCGGCGGCCACCCGCCAGCCCTGGCCCGCACCCCCAGACTTCGCCGTGGACGCATCCCGCAGCGCGCGGCGGGCCTATACCTTCATGACCGGATGTGGCGACTGGCGCCAGCCGTTTCGGGTGCGGGGTGCGGGCGATCTGCTGCTGTCCCGCGCCGTGTCCTTCCGGGATACGGGGGCCCTGGGGATGCCGTGGCGGCCGGCGGGGGACACGGTGCTGGTACAGTGCGCCCCGGGGATACTGCGGGCCGTGCCCGAGCCCCCCAGGGCGGGGGCTCGTTAG
- a CDS encoding bifunctional aldolase/short-chain dehydrogenase: protein MQNQWDDESVVAFEGPLGPRVYSSRLLGAESELVLHGGGNTSVKVTEPDLYGEPREVLYVKGSGWDLARIEAAGFAPLDLAGTARLATLERLSDLHMMAELKRLCLRAEAPTPSVEAILHAVLPHRYVDHTHADAVVSITNTPGGEGHIREVYGDEVVVIPYVMPGFDLARRCAAEFARRAGPATRGMVLMNHGIFSFGASARDSYDTMIELVSRAEAFLKARGAWAGPPAEPAGLASPPFLALARLRRDVADAMGRPCVLRRDAGPAVAAFLARPDVERITQRGPATPDHVIRTKAVPLWGRDVAAYGKAYRAYFERHAGAARTPVTLLDPAPRVVLDPELGLVAVGRDAGEADAVADIYRHTMGVIGRAEALGGYRALPEKDLFDMEYWELEQAKLARGAGGPAFRGEVVLVTGAASGIGRACVEAFRARGAAVVAVDVAPAVEALDDGVGVLAVRCDVSDEAAVAAALALAERTFGGLDMLVLNAGLFPGGTPVAAETAQQWRRVMAVNLDANLFLLKHAHGLLRLAPRHGRVVVMGSRNVAAPGLGAAAYSASKAALLQLARVTALEWAPDGIRVNMLHPDAVFDTGLWTAEVLAARAAHYGLSVEAYRRRNLLKTDITSRRVAELAANLCGEDYACTTGAQLPVDGGNERVI from the coding sequence ATGCAAAACCAATGGGACGATGAGTCTGTGGTCGCGTTCGAAGGGCCCCTCGGGCCGCGGGTCTACAGCTCCAGGCTGTTGGGCGCGGAGTCGGAGCTGGTGCTTCACGGTGGCGGCAACACCTCGGTCAAGGTGACGGAGCCCGATCTCTACGGCGAGCCCCGGGAAGTGCTCTATGTCAAGGGCAGCGGCTGGGACCTGGCCCGCATCGAGGCCGCCGGTTTCGCGCCCCTGGACCTCGCCGGCACGGCGCGGCTGGCGACCCTGGAGCGTCTCTCGGATCTGCACATGATGGCCGAACTCAAGCGCCTGTGTCTGCGGGCCGAGGCGCCCACGCCGTCGGTGGAGGCCATCCTCCACGCCGTGCTGCCCCACCGCTATGTGGACCACACTCACGCCGACGCCGTGGTGAGCATCACCAACACCCCCGGCGGCGAAGGGCACATCCGAGAGGTCTACGGTGACGAGGTGGTGGTCATCCCCTATGTCATGCCGGGTTTCGACCTGGCCCGCCGCTGCGCCGCCGAGTTCGCCCGCCGGGCCGGACCCGCCACCCGTGGCATGGTTCTCATGAACCATGGCATCTTCAGCTTCGGCGCCAGCGCCCGGGACTCCTACGACACCATGATCGAGTTGGTGAGCCGGGCCGAGGCATTCCTGAAGGCCAGAGGGGCGTGGGCGGGGCCGCCCGCCGAACCCGCAGGGTTAGCGTCGCCGCCGTTCCTGGCCCTGGCCCGGTTGCGCCGCGATGTGGCGGACGCCATGGGCCGGCCCTGCGTGCTGCGCCGCGATGCCGGGCCGGCGGTGGCCGCCTTCCTGGCCCGCCCCGACGTGGAGCGCATCACCCAGCGCGGGCCCGCCACGCCGGATCATGTCATCCGCACCAAGGCCGTGCCTCTGTGGGGGCGGGACGTGGCTGCCTATGGCAAGGCCTACCGCGCCTACTTCGAGCGCCATGCCGGCGCCGCGCGCACCCCCGTCACCCTGCTGGACCCCGCGCCGCGGGTGGTGCTGGACCCGGAACTGGGTCTGGTGGCCGTGGGCCGTGATGCCGGCGAGGCCGATGCGGTGGCGGACATCTATCGCCATACCATGGGCGTAATCGGCCGCGCCGAGGCCCTGGGCGGCTACCGCGCCCTGCCGGAGAAGGACCTGTTCGACATGGAGTACTGGGAGTTGGAGCAGGCCAAGCTGGCGCGGGGTGCCGGCGGGCCCGCCTTCCGTGGCGAGGTGGTGCTGGTGACGGGCGCGGCATCCGGCATCGGCCGGGCCTGCGTGGAGGCCTTCAGGGCCCGGGGCGCGGCGGTGGTGGCGGTGGATGTGGCGCCGGCGGTGGAGGCGCTGGACGACGGCGTGGGGGTACTCGCCGTGCGCTGTGATGTCAGCGACGAGGCGGCGGTCGCCGCCGCCCTGGCCCTGGCGGAACGTACCTTCGGAGGCCTGGACATGCTGGTGCTGAACGCCGGCTTATTCCCCGGGGGCACCCCCGTGGCCGCCGAGACGGCACAGCAGTGGCGCCGCGTCATGGCGGTGAATCTCGACGCCAACCTGTTCCTGTTGAAGCACGCCCATGGGCTCCTCAGGCTCGCGCCCCGCCATGGCCGGGTGGTGGTGATGGGCTCCCGCAACGTGGCGGCGCCGGGACTGGGGGCGGCCGCCTATTCCGCCTCCAAGGCGGCCCTGTTGCAACTGGCCCGGGTCACGGCCCTGGAGTGGGCGCCCGATGGCATCCGCGTCAACATGCTGCACCCCGACGCTGTCTTCGACACCGGGCTGTGGACCGCCGAGGTGCTGGCGGCGCGGGCCGCCCACTACGGCCTGTCCGTGGAGGCCTACCGTCGGCGCAACCTGCTGAAGACGGACATCACCAGCCGGCGGGTGGCGGAGCTGGCGGCGAACCTGTGCGGCGAGGACTACGCCTGTACCACCGGTGCCCAGCTGCCGGTGGACGGGGGCAACGAGCGGGTCATCTGA
- a CDS encoding esterase-like activity of phytase family protein has product MAPVAPWPGRALTTLMLLPWLAAAVAGEVISRSHVLHHELGPGEEFEGIRLRGAVELEAVDLDGVGVAGLSALAWDADEDLLYALSDRGRIFHLRPHMADGMLKAVEGLRGFHLRNANGRYIPRRHADSEGMVALNADNGVRGDTRLVIGFEQTPRLMVFRPDGHWAASYALPTPLRLVDNYNHPNRALEAVAFVAGVGPLTGPERPFWNEAGEGLRLYDLEGNHWRYPLSPDTDASLVAMEYLPERDLLTLERSFVSPFHPLRIRLRRAELPDHADGTTLAVEEVALLDSHRGWNIDNFEGLAHHRDNRWFMVSDDNERGLQKTLLVYFELLARPDQVPHVAADNPPQERR; this is encoded by the coding sequence ATGGCGCCGGTGGCCCCATGGCCGGGACGTGCTCTGACGACCCTGATGCTCCTGCCCTGGCTGGCGGCAGCGGTGGCCGGGGAGGTCATCAGCCGGTCCCATGTCCTACACCATGAGCTGGGGCCGGGGGAGGAGTTCGAGGGGATCAGGCTGCGGGGCGCCGTGGAGCTGGAGGCGGTGGACCTCGATGGCGTCGGCGTGGCGGGCCTCTCCGCGCTTGCCTGGGACGCGGATGAGGACCTGCTCTACGCCCTGTCCGACCGGGGGCGGATCTTCCACCTGCGGCCCCACATGGCGGACGGCATGCTGAAGGCGGTGGAGGGGCTGCGAGGGTTTCACCTGCGCAATGCCAACGGGCGTTACATCCCGCGGCGTCACGCCGATTCCGAGGGCATGGTGGCCCTCAATGCCGACAACGGCGTGCGCGGCGATACGCGGCTGGTGATCGGCTTCGAACAGACCCCGCGCCTGATGGTGTTCAGGCCGGACGGCCACTGGGCCGCCAGCTATGCCCTGCCCACCCCCCTCAGGCTGGTGGACAACTACAACCATCCCAACCGGGCTCTGGAGGCCGTGGCCTTCGTCGCGGGCGTAGGGCCGCTGACGGGACCGGAGCGCCCCTTCTGGAACGAGGCCGGGGAAGGGCTGAGGCTTTACGACCTCGAGGGGAATCACTGGCGCTACCCCCTGTCCCCGGACACCGACGCCTCCCTGGTGGCCATGGAATACCTGCCGGAGCGGGACCTTCTCACCCTGGAACGAAGCTTCGTATCGCCGTTCCACCCCCTGCGCATCCGCCTGCGCCGCGCCGAACTCCCGGATCACGCCGACGGAACCACCCTGGCGGTAGAGGAGGTGGCCCTGCTGGACAGCCATCGCGGCTGGAATATCGACAACTTCGAGGGCCTCGCCCATCATCGGGATAATCGCTGGTTCATGGTGAGCGACGACAACGAGCGCGGCCTGCAGAAGACCCTGCTGGTGTATTTCGAGCTATTGGCGCGCCCGGACCAGGTGCCCCACGTCGCCGCGGACAACCCTCCGCAGGAGCGCCGTTGA
- a CDS encoding lytic murein transglycosylase has protein sequence MFRPFIVKARPLRGLGLILLLAALSVTGHAQDFDTWVAGLKQEAREAGISESVLEDAFAGVAPIPRIIELDRSQPEFTLTFEEYLERVLPPRRVRMGRERLEAHGPLLEAIGNKYGVQPRFIVALWGIETDFGRITGGYPVIAALATLAHDGRRSAFFRGELLKALRILDQGHIDVAAMQGSWAGAMGQVQFMPSSFLNFAQDYDGDGRKDIWTTTADAFASAANYLARSGWNPEQTWGRKARLPADFDPDLVGRDIGKNLQEWQALGVRRADGRDLPAVDIRASVVQPGGPDGPAYVVYNNYHVLLKWNRSDYFATTVGTLADRIAER, from the coding sequence ATGTTCCGTCCCTTTATCGTCAAGGCCCGCCCGCTGCGCGGGCTGGGCCTTATCCTGCTACTGGCGGCCCTCAGCGTCACCGGCCACGCCCAAGACTTCGACACCTGGGTCGCGGGGCTCAAGCAGGAGGCCCGTGAAGCGGGGATCTCCGAGTCCGTGCTGGAGGATGCCTTCGCCGGCGTCGCCCCCATTCCCCGGATCATCGAGCTGGATCGCAGCCAGCCGGAGTTCACCCTCACCTTCGAGGAATACCTGGAGCGGGTGCTGCCGCCGCGGCGGGTGCGCATGGGCCGCGAGCGGCTGGAGGCCCACGGGCCGTTGCTCGAGGCCATCGGCAATAAATACGGGGTGCAGCCCCGGTTCATCGTCGCCCTGTGGGGCATCGAGACCGATTTCGGCCGCATCACCGGGGGCTACCCGGTGATCGCCGCCCTCGCCACCCTCGCCCACGACGGTCGCCGCAGCGCCTTCTTCCGCGGCGAACTGCTGAAGGCCCTGCGGATCCTGGACCAGGGGCACATCGACGTCGCCGCCATGCAGGGATCGTGGGCGGGGGCCATGGGGCAGGTCCAATTCATGCCCTCCAGCTTCCTCAACTTCGCCCAGGACTACGATGGCGACGGCCGCAAGGACATCTGGACCACCACCGCCGATGCCTTCGCCTCCGCCGCCAACTATCTGGCGCGTTCCGGTTGGAACCCCGAGCAGACCTGGGGACGCAAGGCCCGCCTGCCAGCCGACTTCGACCCGGATCTGGTGGGGCGGGATATCGGCAAGAACCTGCAGGAATGGCAGGCCCTGGGCGTGCGCCGGGCCGACGGCCGGGATCTCCCCGCGGTGGACATCAGGGCCTCCGTGGTCCAACCCGGCGGCCCCGACGGCCCCGCCTACGTGGTCTACAACAACTACCACGTGCTCCTGAAGTGGAACCGCTCGGACTACTTCGCCACCACCGTGGGCACCCTCGCCGATCGCATCGCCGAACGGTAG